The Spinacia oleracea cultivar Varoflay chromosome 2, BTI_SOV_V1, whole genome shotgun sequence DNA segment GGCAGTAGGTCTTACAGACTtacactaaaaccaagatcgaAGACTTTGAACTGTTGGCGGGTGTTTTGGTACTTCTTTATTTCTTAGTTCAACTTACTTGTCCATAGTACATGTAGTGTCAAACCTAATGTTGTGTTCATTTTGTTATAGTGTGAAAATTTCAGTACATTTATTGATGAAAAGCTTCCACAAGCCGCACAAGAAATATTAAACTACGCCATGGTCCTTCCAACGATAAACTGGAAATCTGCGTAACCCAACAATGATGATACAGTTTATGTGATAACAAGTATGCTCTACTTTGAGGGAGATGATGAGTTCAAATGTGATGCTTTGAGAACAGttgagttttttattttttcactaGTACAAAAGTGACCTTAGGTAACACCaaatggtaacacttttaacgTTGCAAAAAAAATTCATCTATATGTAACACTTTAGTAACACTTTGATATTAGGTAACATTTAATGGTAACACTTCGATATCAGGTAACACTAATTCGTAACACTTTAATATAAGGTAATTTCACTTATTTGTAACATTTTCATTTTAGGTATCACTTACTTGTAACAGTTTAAAATTCGAGtccattttatatttttttaccaACGTTTTATATATTTTGACCAACTTTTTATGGTTATTTGTTGattgaaaagaaaagagaaaataataatttaataaataaaaaaatattcgtCATTgttcctgtagacacctaaatcgtgtctcccctctgggatgatgacgatatctttatccttactaggcggttggagcaactccgtgggaaaatcccaattgctaagaacatctccagaatacaagatccaaaatccaatccccgaggccatTCCCCTTccgaaactcggtacaaaatacaattttcaaaaaccaatttcaaaatcaaagtacaatctcatctagtagaccattccattggttttactaagccttttccactcaaaatcatataaggcaagtcaaatttggacgccgacccacaaaaccgagcaagccgggcctcgtcccgtaaaaccgaaattcaaaacccggaacggcttgtttttagacgcaaaatcaagtcttaacccccaagaaaacactacgtgccaagcatcgtactattcgtacgaaggtacatcaatataagacaaatcaaggacggagcccgcgtccttgttttggcggcatccatgccacgtcaccagcgcccagcactTCCAGCTGCGCAgggctggcaatggctggcgttttgcagccatttttcctataaataccccctaatttccagcattaagggaggcagattcaatatacaacgtcgtaataccaaaattacgcctcaaatccaaatcaaaaaatccttcaaaaacacatacaaacttcaagttctaagcaactgggagctctaaaaggaattcttgcctaaacctaaataggtaattccgaatcccaccatatccaatcatgtttctttgattttcctatttcaaaaatgattagcaagttggcatttttattactaaaaatgtcacttgcaacaatcatacatcttttcaaaatccaaacttttcaaaaaaacaaaaatgcaaactttcaagattcaaggatgttcaaagttgtttgcaatcacttctttgaattagaatcactttcaagtatggagtaatcaaagatgacacctttctaacttttaaaggtttgttcttttgagattcaagactccatttttcaatatacaagttcaagttttcaaatttcaagatcccacaatgtttagggttgctcatgactacttccctaaactaggatcctttcaaagtaagatcacatcaaagatctaactttttcaacattaaaaggcccgatctttgagattcaagtctcttaagtttcgatatttcaagtacaagttcaatatttcaagttcaagttcaaatatttcaagttcaatatttcaagattcaaactttcaagttcaagttctatatgcaaaatctaggatactttgggatgagcaacttctcccaagttgagatttttggctttgaattcgtgtcgggcgcacttatttttaaggagccgcttggcgttcgaatctcatgtgcccaagtacaaatttcaatatcgcaatttcaattatgcacctttcaatattgcaatttcaattatgcacctttcaattccgcaatttcaatatcacactttctattccgcaatttcaatatcgcactttcaattccgcatttcaattccgcatctttacttgcctagtccttctaggcaatgtggacctactccctagtccgtctctaaggggtcttgtatttactaattccgcacttatttactattgtgatgttgctttatttgctttattgctttcatcactatacatgctaaatacaacaaaatgcaaggttacatcacgcttaacaaagataatttcttggacaaaccgatcttaggttcccttaaattacctttaaaccaaagtgaccaccatacaaagtagagattctatttgctctaaattcaaacccacatagtctaaactagggtattttcgaaaatgctatgtcacgtactcgaataatttctaaagctcgcggaataagcatctcgttcccatgcccggatctcacccatccgtttcgaagattcaagtcttatcctaatagagtcatttgcggtctttccaaacaagaccctaaacaatgtttggtggcgactccttcaaggtACGAAAATACGAcggtttctaaaaaccgcccccccccccccccttgtagggaataagcattcaaaaagaaaaaaacaccccctacagtTCCCACGTTCTACAGATCAGCGACCGCTTTTAATTTTTGGCTTCAAGTTCTACTCACCTCTTAGTCCTCAACCCTAAAACTCTCAATGAATTCATCAAGTTTTGCGATTCTTAGTCTAAACGAAGAAGTGAGATCCGATCCTCAAATCTTTCTCCCTCCCTCTCTTATTATTTTACCCAAAGATGTGCACAATTGAATTTGGATTGAGTGGATGCTATTAAACTTGAATTCGGCTTCTTTGTCATTTTTATTAAAGCTCAAATCACCAATTAATTGGTATATTTCCTTAATCTTTTCCTCTCTATTTATGTTCTGATTTGTTTCCTTCGAAATTTGATATATAAGGGTTGATTTAGCATTTTTGCTCAATTGGTTAATTTAGCATATCCAGACTGCGCAGCTTCGTAATGGTTGTCGTCCTGTCATTATTTAGAGGAATACCTATGCGAAGCTACTCCTATTGTAAAAAGGTATTACTTTCATTCgttcttgttgttttttgtcTGGTTTGTAGTTTTCTTTGGGGCAATTTGTCGAACACCTTATGGGCATTAATAGGGAGAAGTGAGTGAGTGGGCGAAGGAAGCAAAAGGGAAAGACAAAATTGTGGGTGGCAGTAGCAACGTGTTGAGGTCTTCAATTAAATGAGCTCATTTCTATTACCCACTAAACTACCATTACGCAACATGGTTACCCCGCTTCCAGTATTTAATGTTGCTGGTGCAAACCACTCACTCTTTGATTCATATGTTTCTTATTTATGCATTCATCATTATTTTCATTGTTGAACATTTCTTAGCATGACATGATTGGTAGTAATCTATTAATTTTGAGAACCAAGAAAAGAATATGATTGTATTTCTACAAAATTCTTTCCACTCTATATACAAGAGTTAATTTGTACATTTTTAGCTAGTCAGTTTATGAGATTAAATGTACTAATACTGATTATAAAGTAATGATCTGGCATGTGTTGAATGAAAAATTCATTCTCGATTTTTTATAACTTATACGAAAGCCTTTCATTCACCTCTCTTTGATAGTTTCATGGAAGGTCGATATTTTCAGTTTGCAATTGGTTGTATATTTATAACACTGCAGCAGTATATTTCAGTTTATGTAAGTGAAGCATTATACACTTACATACTATTGTCTGATGCTCTTCTTGTAGGTCAGAAATGTCATTTTGTCTTTGTCTTGCGTAAAATTGAGTAATTTTTGTTCCTTTGATGGATTTTTGAAGGTGATCGTGATTTGAGTAGTTGCAATATGGGAGTTTTTAGGGAATGgggtttttaaaattaattgattttttttgtgtACCTTTTTTTTGGCAGGCATGAGAGTTTTGCTCACTTTTAATGCACCATTGAATTGATGTAGTGAAGTAGTGCCTCATGTCGTAATGTAACTTGATGTCATTGgtgtaatttttgtttttttcctaCTTGTGACATGTTTTCTCTTTACCATACTTCTTATACTTCAACTTGAATTATCCTATTGATCTGTGCGTAGATTGTTAGTAATTCAAGAGCTCCCTTTTTTCAGAGCTGAATAGTAAAGTCTCATCATGGGAGAATAACCTATATCTTTGAAAACAATAATCTGGTAGATAGATGTGGGCCGGGGTTTTAATGTTTGATTCATATTTTTACTCTTTCTAAGCAAGGGAGCCTTATGTGAAACCTTTTTCGTTGCTTGAATTATGCCTAGGTTTATTGAGATATGTAATTTCATGTTGTATTGTGGTTGCAACTCTTTATGTGTTGCATAACTTGCAGATGCTTATATTAAGGTTTAATGTCTGGTTGCACACGGTGGGTCTATGTTATTAGAACTGAGACATGTATCATAAAAAGTAAGTAATTGTTGTTCATTCGAGTTGTCGACTTTCTACCATGCAATCAATTTACACATGTGAATTATTCTGAGAAAGGTATTTGTTTTCTAAAGGTCTGCTGATCAGATTTTTGACATTAGTATTTCCTACTAGGTCTTACGGAGTACTACTCTCCAATGAATGTGATTCAAGAAAGTTTCTTTTAgtcataattaattatgtgcATTGGTGATATGAATTGTTGTTTCTCGTAACAGGACattgttttctatttttcatAGGCTAACTCACATTTAAAGGGTACTAATTTGAAGTGTATGTTTGGAGTCTTGATCACTCTCCGACTCTAATACTCTTGTCCAAATTTTTTCACATGCATTCTGTTAACATTCAaagttttatttaaaaaaatcagTTTACAATTCATGCTGCATACAATGCAATatcttatatttatattattttcaaatttttttgttTAGGGTTTGTTTGCACGATTTTggttttattttcaattaacCCTAACAACACATAATAGTAAACGCAAGAATAGCAGCAGAACCATGTGCTCATCTTCCTCGCCTCTCTtcaatttttccatttttctttctttcgttTAAATGCAATCTTACATCTTTGTTCTATGGTGTTTATCCTAGGTCATGGAAGTGATAGATTGAGGAAACAATAATCAGACTATCAGAGGAAGCCAAAACGTCATTAAGGGGAGTTGTAAATAAGGGGAGCTGAAAATCAGTTAAATTAATTCTATTTGGGTGTTTTGAACAAATTCTTATGCTCAATTGTTGTAGGATTATTGTAGGATgacgtgttgttgttgtttcttGATGTACTGATGTTGCTTGAGGTGCTGCTGTTGGTGAGGTGCTAATGTTCCTTGGAGCTTCTGCTTGTAGCTAGCTACTGCTGCTGTCTGCTTGGAGTTGTCTATTGCTGGTTGTTGTCTGATGTTTCTGTTTGCTTTTCTTGGACGTACTATTGTAGCCTATTTATTTAGGAAgtgtttctcttttctttttttagaaTTTGGTGGTCTAGAGACTGAAGTTGATCTCGGTTgactttctttttgttttgattattaGATTGTTTagccaaataaaaaatttgtgtTTGTGGATGTTTTTATAAGAACTTTTACATTGTATCAATTTAATTAGTGTCTATTGTATATGTTAATTTCAAATTCGTTGTTGTTGTACGTgttaatatttatttatatttaaaaaataaaaaagtgcatattttaaataattgtagtagtagtagtagtaacaatatttttttttaaaaatgttaCCTATTAATTTACAAGGTGTTACATTAACTTGCAAAAAGTGTTATATAATGTCGAATAAAGTGTTACTATATGTCAAAAGATGATTGAAAAATGGTACCTAATAATCATCAAGGTGTTACATTAGTTCACAAAAGTGATACATAATGTCAGATAAAGTGTTACATATGATTGGAAATTGTTACTAAAAATAAGTAAGTGTTACTTAAGAATTAACAAGTAACACTTCAAAAATGATACTAAAGACATTAAAAAGTGTTACATAAGAGGGTTTACAGTAACACTTTTTAAAGTGTTACCATACGTTACCCAAAGTGTTACATAAGACCTTAGGGAACATGGGCGGATGTATCACCCACTAAAGTGTTACCTATTGTCTATGATAACACTTTACCACTTTTTGTAACACTTTTCAGGTGTTACATAAACTCAACTATGTACTAGAATTTGTGattgttatttttttgtttcAAACCTTTTTTAACTTAATctaatatttatatatttcaaaaTTTGCCAGGCTCCAATTAGGCGACTTCTACGGGCACAAATTGGGGCTTCTTTGGTGCATTCTAACACGAACAAGATCAGGTTTCACGTGTTGAGTAAAATGAAAGAATTTTGGCCTAGGAGAGATCAGATTGCAAAAGAATTGGACgtgaaaaggaaaggaaagaacAAGCTTGCTACTACATGCAGTACAGAGTAGGTAATATGCATCAATCAATATTTTGCACAGAATTAACATACAGTTAAATGTAGTCATCAACTAAACAATTAATTTGCAGTTGTATTTTGTAGGAAACTTAACTATTTTCCCCACTGGTTATGTAAGTGGAAATTCCACATTCGatttggaattatattttgtaaaaGTACTAATTGTCTCTAGTTGACTCAAGTTGACTTATGGTGTATTGCCATTTGTGGTTATAATAATATTAGAAAAGGTCACTATTTTGCGAAAAAagattttttggttttttgtttttcttaggTGTGTATGGTGAGACAAAAGCCTAATCGTATAACCACTACGCAACCAACTATATTCAATGTGAACTTTTTCTAAAGCAAAGTTGACTCATGTTGACTTATGGTGTATTTCCATTTGCGGTTATTATATTAACAGAAAGGTAACTATTTTACGGAAAAGAATTTTTAATTGTGTTTTCATCTTTCCTATTATTTTATGGTACAAGAGCTTCCCCAAtgttaataaatccaaattccagaattaatataactaatcatacCTTTTGTTTACAAGAATTTTCAACCTAGGATATATTGTTCTACGCATgcactatataaaaaaaaaggtcaCTATGAGACAACTATCCCATcatcaaaataaaatcaatccAGTTGGACTCCCTGTTCTATCAGTTCACACAATGGTAGTGAAGTCTCCTTTGCATAACATGGATATCGTATCAATTACCAAGAACAACAATTAAGTCATTCATGCAGTCATAGTGACCTTCATTGAAAGTGTAGTTACCAGAATAGAAACAAAATTACTAAACTAAATTACCGAAACAGAATAGAAACTCAAGTGATTCCAAAATTACAAACTGAAGAATTAGAATAAATGCTTAGGCGTTTTGGAGCCAAATTCCCTGTGCTTTCTCCTTTTTCCCTTGTTAAAGTTGTCATAACTCCCTGGAATACTCTTCTTTGACTTTCCTTTAGTGTTGACATGAGCCGGGTCCAAAACTTGCACAGAAGTCTCATTCTAAGTTGTCGTAATTGTTGTGTTCTGTTCATTGTTGCTTGCAGCTTCAACAATTGTTTGAATAGCTTCTGAATCTTTCTTGAAGCTCTCTTCAATAATTTTTCTAGCCTCTTCTATTGTATGGCTCTTAAGGATCAGACTGTAGTATTTTCTCAGCATGTGTAAATGCCAGGGGGTGAAACCGTTCAATAATCCTTTAGCTTTTAGCTCTGCCTCCTGCTTGTTCCACACCTCAACTTTTGCGAACTTTGTCCATCTAAAGGAGATGTACTTCTCTGGGATTTTTGAAAGAATGCATATGCAGAATGCGAATACACTGAAAGCACAACCAACCCGACACCTCAAACTTCTTGAAGGGACAAATAATGATCTCATTCGGCGGATCATACATCACAGCTTGTGCTGACCCGACTCTATCTTCGAGGTAAACTTGATAAATCATCTTCTGTCCATTTGTGTGAATGAGTTGTACTTGCAATGCAACAACTAGATTAAATTCATCTTCAAAATCCCTGAAAAGTGTATGTGTATACACTTGAGAAGCATGTTTCAATAATGAAGTCATCGGATAGTGTGAAGTCGGAATAGATTTCGTGGAGTTGAATTCATCAATATCTTCTGTCCTTCTCCATCTCCTTATTGTTTCTTGAAATATGTAATATAACTTCGTCAAACTAGTCTTCTTAGTAGCTCTGAAACCCACAGCATTATTCGTACCCTCACTCCTCTGTGATGATAAAATCCCAGCAGAGAAGAAGTCCTTACTCAGAGCAGTTTCCCACTTGTGTCTTAGTTTATATATTCTGATGAACCATTTGTATTCCTTAAGATTGTACTTTGTGATCATTGCTTCCCAACATGCGTTAAACTCAGCTTGATTAAGACAACCACTCAAGCATTTGTTGAAAGCGGCTTTGAATGTTGAATCACTCTTCATAACTCCAAACCGTGTTACTGCATTCTGAATCAAATGCCATAGGCAAAGTCTATGCCTTGTGGTTGGAAATACCTGGAAGAATCAATATAGTTATTATCCCCCTAAAATCGTTGTTATTTTCTTTGAAAAAGGTCACTATATAAATAATTATCGAGTTAACTTCTTTATTGCTCTAGCCATAGCTGCATCTTGGTCAGTAAAGAGTGTGACTGGACATTTGTCACCCATAGCTTTTTTGAAAGTCTCAAACAGCCACACAAAGGATTATGTTTTCTAGTCTCCTAAGAATGCACACGCAAACATAGTATTTTTCCAGTGGTTATTAATCCCCACAAACGGTGCACAGATGAGGTTGTAACGGTTTGTTCTGTAAGTAGTGTCGAAGACAGTAACACCACcataaattttataatcttCTAGCATCATCGAATCCCTCCAAAACAATTTACAAACCCTTCCATGCTTATCCAACCTTATCCTGaaaaagaagtttagtgggagtacataaaacttaattggtcctatgtgtatcacacacatatctctctattgtaaaataacattcaaatgctaatgacttagatttgaaattattcatcaatgatggaccaaggcgaaacttagtacatactgggtattaagatctatttacaaagatcttatgatattgttttggattaagtaatggcatttactaaatcaaacacgaaagtctccattggagatattcgacctatgtgaataaatctaagtaaagaatgtttgaactatgtataagcatttactaagttaaacatcaaagaatctaagtaagattcttaaacctatattatatgtcaaagaatttagctagatttagtatctactgaaactagatgagctaaagttacatgaatagaattcaattgggaattattctgcaaaagaatttatcatttatgatataatatgaggatcgccaaaaacgtatcgtatgactttagccatgacgaacatataccaatctctattgatctaactaaagatcaactagattgagatcaagaatacttatggtacttgaaaaggtacataggaatagttcttgattcaaggaaataaagatatgctaaatattgatgctacacgcataaacactggcaaaggatcaagcaagaccctttggagttaaccattgataaggacgagctatagagcatcgtgttttgaaatggcaacatggattggagaccatgagttgttgcgtgggaaattaaaataataatttctatgttctaagatatagttggagagtcttccacatatctatgaactgcttggataggtaaatccaaacaaagcatcactagcaacctatacagttgaagtaaaagtaattattgcctaagaagcaataaaacagggttgtttaaagttcttcactgaacttgggtagatcacctatctgctggcttgatggttcttcattgaaaaatgcgtagaaccactcttgaagcaagaaaaacgtctgctaacttgatggttcttcattgcaaaatgagtaaaaccaccatcaaagtaagaaagactagatcacataataaacaaactcgaaaagatcttatcatcatatctcgaagaacattcgatgaaaaggatattaagattggcaaagcatgataactaaacctatgcaacaagtgagaagcaacactcgcgttgtagcactgg contains these protein-coding regions:
- the LOC110775634 gene encoding protein FAR1-RELATED SEQUENCE 5-like, coding for MGDKCPVTLFTDQDAAMARVFPTTRHRLCLWHLIQNAVTRFGVMKSDSTFKAAFNKCLSGCLNQAEFNACWEAMITKYNLKEYKWFIRIYKLRHKWETALSKDFFSAGILSSQRSEGTNNAVGFRATKKTSLTKLYYIFQETIRRWRRTEDIDEFNSTKSIPTSHYPMTSLLKHASQVYTHTLFRDFEDEFNLVVALQVQLIHTNGQKMIYQVYLEDRVGSAQAVMYDPPNEIIICPFKKFEVSEKYISFRWTKFAKVEVWNKQEAELKAKGLLNGFTPWHLHMLRKYYSLILKSHTIEEARKIIEESFKKDSEAIQTIVEAASNNEQNTTITTT